A single window of Xylocopa sonorina isolate GNS202 chromosome 5, iyXylSono1_principal, whole genome shotgun sequence DNA harbors:
- the Hmgcr gene encoding HMG coenzyme A reductase, with product MLARLFENHGRFCAGHPLEVIVTTFTLTACILNMETGSGHARDGALPLSVHCRPGRCNSDDLNAADIIVMTIIRCLAILFTYHQFRNLQRLGSKYILGIAGLFTVFSSVVFTSSVVNFGRSDISDLKDALFFFLLIIDLSKAAILAQLALSSRNQEEVRANIARGMSLLGPTITLDTLVETLLISIGSLSGVRRLEILCSFACFGVVVNYIVFMTFYPACLSLILELSRGTNTMKPLSADKIFMMHPLNEEDQKPNPVVERVKLIMIAGLFVVHAHSRWPFKSDENVHAVESEVSSANPHVIVNSYNKTEYPSEVKNYLMNWLSVSADNIVILILLLALAVKFIFFEDKGDIAKQLRFRAENDTEERIENEHIKEKEIESEDMNTPTCKMPIRRNIPTMNTICLPPKVCDWLDDKEVQIDEKQCAESTLSVKNLPPRSKVPRSLEECLEIYKSELGADALTDEEVILLVKNKYILPYQLEKAVGDMVRGVGIRRIITGEAGKFLNYLSDLPYKDYDYSKVLGSCCENVLGYVPVPLGIAGPLLIDDELYYVPMATTEGCLVASTNRGSRALLKCGVTSRVVADGMTRGPVVRFPNIVRASEAMAWMQEPENFNQMKESFDLTSRYARLTKIHIRIAGRHLFIRFVATTGDAMGMNMLSKGTEISLNMVKEHFPDMEILSLSGNFCADKKPAAVNWIHGRGKSVVCEAVVPADVVSNVLKTSVHALVDVNISKNMIGSAVAGSVGGFNAHAANIVTAIFIATGQDPAQNVASSNCMTLMEPWGPDGSDLYVSCTMPSIEIGTIGGGTGLPAQGACLAMLGVKGAHADQPGENASRLARIVCATVLAGELSLMAALTAGHLVKSHLRHNRSSTTVTNAMCGFQNDEECKLSVPNKLGSVRNVSKEAIENS from the exons ATGTTGGCGCGTCTGTTCGAGAATCACGGTCGTTTTTGCGCTGgtcatcctttggaagtgatcGTGACGACCTTCACGCTCACGGCATGCATCCTGAACATGGAGACTGGAAGCGGGCACGCACGGGACGGAGCCTTACCTTTGTCTGTGCATTGTCGACCTGGACGATGTAATTCGGAC GACCTAAACGCAGCTGATATTATAGTTATGACTATAATACGATGTCTAGCAATATTGTTTACTTATCATCAGTTTCGCAATCTACAAAGATTGGGTTCGAAGTATATTTTAG GTATCGCCGGCCTATTTACCGTATTTTCCAGTGTTGTTTTCACGTCCAGCGTAGTTAATTTCGGTCGTAGCGACATTTCCGATTTAAA GGACGCGTTGTTCTTCTTCTTGCTTATCATCGACCTTTCAAAGGCTGCGATATTAGCGCAGTTGGCTCTAAGCTCGAGAAATCAAGAGGAAGTAAGGGCAAATATCGCTCGTGGAATGTCGCTTCTAGGGCCAACTATTACGTTAGATACTCTAGTGGAAACTCTACTTATCAGTATAGGATCTTTGTCCGGCGTTAGAAGATTAGAGATTCTGTGCAGCTTCGCTTGTTTCGGAGTTGTCGTCAACTACATTGTTTTTATGACGTTTTATCCTGCGTGTTTATCGCTTATTCTTGAG CTTTCCCGCGGAACTAATACTATGAAACCATTAAGTGCCGATAAAATATTCATGATGCATCCATTAAACGAAGAGGATCAGAAACCAAATCCGGTAGTGGAACGTGTCAAATTGATTATGATCGCTGGCCTATTTGTGGTACACGCTCACAG CCGTTGGCCTTTTAAGAGCGATGAAAATGTGCACGCGGTAGAAAGCGAAGTATCCTCGGCGAATCCACATGTCATTGTGAATTCTTACAACAAGACAGAGTACCCGTCGGAAGTGAAGAATTATTTAATGAACTGGTTGTCAGTTAGTGCGGATAATATCGTGATACTGATCCTGCTTCTTGCGCTCGCAGTGAAATTTATTTTCTTCGAAGACAAAGGTGATATCGCAAAGCAATTGAGGTTCAGAGCGGAAAACGATACGGAAGAAAGAATTGAAAATGAACACATAAAAGAGAAGGAAATTGAAAGTGAAGATATGAATACGCCTACTTGCAAGATGCCGATCAGACGTAACATTCCTACAATGAACACTATCTGCCTTCCACCGAAAGTATGTGATTGGCTCGATGATAAAGAAGTACAAATTGATGAGAAACAATGCGCTGAAAGCACATTGAGCGTGAAAAATCTACCTCCACGGTCGAAAGTTCCTAGGTCGCTAGAAGAATGTCTCGAAATATACAAGTCCGAG CTGGGAGCGGATGCACTGACGGATGAGGAAGTGATTCTGTTGGTAAAAAACAAGTATATACTTCCTTATCAATTAGAGAAAGCAGTTGGAGACATGGTGCGAGGTGTTGGAATCAGACGTATTATAACTGGAGAAGCTGGAAAGTTTCTTAATTATCTTTCTGACTTGCCGTATAAAGATTATGATTATAGTAAAGTGTTAGGATCTTGCTGTGAGAATGTATTAGGATATGTGCCAGTACCACTTGGAATTGCTGGCCCATTGCTAATCGATGATGAGCTGTACTATGTACCAATGGCAACGACGGAAGGGTGTTTAGTagcgtctacgaatcgtggtaGCAGAGCATTGTTAAAATGTGGCGTGACAAGTCGAGTGGTAGCCGACGGTATGACTAGAGGACCGGTTGTGAGATTTCCAAATATCGTCAGAGCCAGCGAAGCCATGGCATGGATGCAAGAACCTGAAAATTTTAACCAAATGAAGGAGAGCTTTGATTTAACCAGCAGATATGCAAGATTAACAAAGATACATATACGCATTGCCGGAAGACATTTATTTATTCGTTTCGTGGCAACCACTGGTGATGCAATGGGAATGAATATGTTGTCCAAAGGCACCGAAATATCATTGAATATGGTGAAAGAACATTTTCCTGATATGGAAATATTATCGTTGAGCGGCAACTTTTGCGCAGACAAAAAACCAGCGGCAGTAAATTGGATTCATGGCAGAGGAAAAAGTGTCGTTTGCGAGGCAGTTGTACCGGCGGATGTTGTTAGTAATGTGTTGAAAACATCGGTTCACGCTTTAGTCGATGTAAATATAAGTAAAAACATGATTGGATCCGCTGTAGCTGGTAGCGTAGGTGGTTTCAATGCGCACGCAGCAAATATTGTGACCGCAATCTTTATAGCTACGGGTCAAGATCCCGCACAGAATGTTGCAAGCAGTAATTGTATGACTTTAATGGAACCATGGGGACCAGATGGTTcagatttatatgtttcttgtaCAATGCCCAGTATAGAGATAGGTACTATCGGAGGTGGAACAGGTCTTCCTGCACAAGGTGCATGTTTAGCTATGCTGGGCGTTAAAGGTGCTCATGCTGATCAACCTGGTGAAAATGCAAGCAGATTGGCTAGAATAGTATGCGCTACAGTTCTTGCCGGTGAATTATCATTAATGGCTGCCCTTACAGCTGGTCATTTAGTCAAAAGTCATCTTAGGCACAATAG ATCATCTACAACCGTTACGAATGCAATGTGCGGATTCCAGAAtgatgaagaatgtaaattgtctGTGCCAAATAAGTTAGGATCTGTACGAAATGTTAGTAAGGAGGCTATAGAAAACTCTTAG
- the Xpac gene encoding DNA repair protein complementing XP-A cells homolog Xpac produces MSTTRDTNNTSENKEMVENSQHFKERAERNRQKALLLKKCKIVSHPYKKSENGNSTNGKLIKVQGHCVIDSGGGFLIEDNDDLEEQMLRLTSEPAPIIINFPHCEECKNEFKDSYLLQTFDLAVCDTCRDPTGKHSLITKTEAKQEYLLKDCDFDKREPPLKYVTKKNPHNANWGEMKLYLQVQIEQRALEVWGSEEKLLEEKELRDMKREGTKIKQFNKKIKRLRMQVRSSLYDKTSKATHTHEFGEDTYNANDDTYTHACVTCGYEETYEKM; encoded by the exons ATGTCTACTACTAGAGATACAAATAACACTTCTGAGAATAAAGAGATGGTAGAAAATTCTCAGCACTTTAAAGAACGTGCAGAGCGAAATCGTCAAAAAGCGTTgcttttaaaaaaatgtaaaatagtAAGTCATCCTTATAAGAAAAG CGAAAATGGAAACTCAACAAATGGTAAATTGATAAAGGTTCAAGGACACTGTGTTATAGACAGTGGTGGAGGTTTTCTTATAGAAGATAACGATGACTTAGAAGAACAAATG TTACGACTGACGTCAGAACCTGCTCctattataattaattttcCTCATTGCGAAGAATGTAAAAATGAATTTAAAGATTCTTACCTTTTGCAAACATTTGACCTCGCTGTATGTGATACATGCAG AGATCCCACAGGCAAACACTCTTTAATTACAAAAACAGAAGCGAAGCAGGAATATTTATTAAAAGACTGTGATTTTGATAAAAGAGAACCTCCGTTGAAGTATGTCACTAAAAAGAACCCTCACAATGCAAATTGGGGTGAAATGAAATTATATTTACAAGTGCAAATAGAACAAAGAGCTCTAGAAGTTTGGGGTTCTGAAGAAAAATTGTTAGAGGAGAAAGAATTGCGTGACATGAAAAGAGAAGGCACTAAAATTAAACAATTCAATAAAAAA ATTAAGCGATTAAGAATGCAAGTTAGAAGTTCGTTATATGATAAAACATCAAAAGCAACTCATACACATGAATTTGGGGAAGATACGTATAATGCGAATGACGATACTTATACACACGCCTGTGTCACTTGTGGTTATGAAGAGACATatgaaaaaatgtaa
- the Wuho gene encoding tRNA (guanine-N(7)-)-methyltransferase non-catalytic subunit wuho — protein MSFCIYDSDVILCNNEQIILYDIENGTERMVRLPELPTDKKIDSHNNVNIETFHMITNVTFSNDGKYFFVCTNRKQLCLYERKSQNLLLNKILSRAASKVQFTPSNDIVVADKTGDVYLFPKSQPGNGILLLGHLSMLLDVLITEDQKYIITTDRDEKIRVSMFPNSYNIVSYCLGHRKFVTNILELPHDKSVLISCGGDGTFMLWDYKSGKELLCVDFHDKISKNDIEKFNEQLHDCNLEESVEVLPVKHLKLSLLGTTSSLVVMSFYNNSLLLIYTINSISKLNFEITFIQSIIIDCEPIECYLYKNNLWILNDLGFKIYKFKDNTFILSDGINYKIDQLNNYWEKLRKDITQQNLFSILYKRKYDNVQDYLQRKKTRLANAVDV, from the coding sequence ATGAGTTTCTGCATATATGATTCAGACGTTATTTTATGCAATAATgaacaaatcatactatatgaTATTGAAAATGGCACAGAAAGAATGGTTCGTTTACCTGAATTGCCAACTGACAAGAAAATTGATTCACATAATAATGTGAACATCGAAACTTTTCATATGATCACAAATGTAACATTTTCAAACGATGGGAAATATTTCTTTGTCTGTACAAATCGTAAACAACTATGTTTATACGAAAGAAAGAGTCAAAATCTATTGTTGAACAAAATACTTTCCAGAGCTGCTAGTAAAGTGCAGTTTACTCCGAGTAACGACATAGTTGTTGCTGATAAAACTGGAGACGTTTACCTTTTTCCTAAAAGCCAGCCTGGCAATGGAATCTTACTTTTAGGGCATCTGTCAATGTTGCTCGATGTATTGATTACAGAGGATCAAAAGTATATTATCACGACAGACAGAGATGAAAAGATTAGAGTATCTATGTTTCCAAATTCATATAACATTGTATCCTATTGTTTAGGACATAGAAAGTTTGTAACAAACATATTGGAATTACCTCATGACAAAAGTGTTTTAATTTCTTGTGGAGGTGATGGCACTTTTATGTTGTGGGACTACAAGAGCGGGAAAGAATTGTTATGTGTCgattttcatgataaaatatccaaaaATGATATTGAGAAGTTCAATGAACAACTTCATGATTGTAACTTAGAAGAATCCGTTGAAGTTTTACCTGTTAAGCATCTAAAGCTTTCACTGCTCGGTACAACTTCATCTTTAGTTGTAATGAGCTTTTACAATAATTCCTTGTTACTAATTTATACAATCAATAGCATATCGAAATtaaattttgaaataacatttATACAATCCATAATTATTGACTGCGAACCAATAGAATGCTACCTCTACAAAAACAATTTATGGATCTTAAATGATCTTGGATTTAAAATATACAAATTTAAGGATAACACTTTCATACTCAGCGATggaattaattataaaatagaCCAATTGAACAATTACTGGGAAAAATTAAGAAAAGATATCACTCAACaaaatttattttcaattttgtACAAAAGGAAATATGATAACGTGCAGGATTATTTGCAACGCAAAAAAACACGCCTGGCAAATGCGGTTGATGTATAA
- the Rpt4 gene encoding regulatory particle triple-A ATPase 4 produces the protein MAAIVDSVREKALQDYRKKLIEHKEVESRLKEMREHLKDLTKQYDKSESDLKALQSVGQIVGEVLKQLTEEKFIVKATNGPRYVVGCRRQLDKNKLKSGTRVALDMTTLTIMRYLPREVDPLVYNMSHEDPGDVTYSAIGGLSEQIRELREVIELPLLNPELFQRVGIAPPKGCLLYGPPGTGKTLLARAVASQLDANFLKVVSSAIVDKYIGESARLIREMFNYARDHQPCIIFMDEIDAIGGRRFSEGTSADREIQRTLMELLNQMDGFDSLGQVKMIMATNRPDTLDPALLRPGRLDRKIEIPLPNEQARLEILKIHARPISKHGEIDYEAVVKLSDGFNGADLRNVCTEAGLFAIRLEREYVIQEDFMKAVRKVSDNKKLESKLDYKPV, from the exons ATGGCAGCCATCGTAGATTCAGTTAGGGAAAAAGCCCTTCAAGATTATCGAAAAAAGCTTATAGAACATAAAGAAGTGGAGTCGCGTTTAAAGGAAA tgAGAGAACACCTCAAAGATTTAACAAAACAGTACGATAAATCTGAAAGTGATTTGAAAGCTTTACAAAGCGTTGGACAG ATTGTTGGAGAAGTGTTAAAACAGCTTACAGAGGAAAAAT TCATAGTGAAAGCAACAAATGGTCCACGTTACGTAGTTGGATGTCGGCGTCAACttgataaaaataaattaaaatctGGAACAAGAGTGGCCCTTGACATGACTACCCTTACCATAATGCGTTATTTGCCTCGCGAG GTTGATCCTTTGGTTTATAATATGTCCCACGAAGATCCTGGCGATGTTACGTATAGTGCAATTGGTGGTTTAAGTGAACAGATACGTGAACTAAGGGAAGTTATagaattaccattactaaatccTGAATTATTTCAAAGAGTTGGTATAGCCCCTCCAAAGGGATGTCTTTTGTATGGTCCACCAGGAACTGGAAAAACATTATTGGCTAGAGCAGTTGCTAGTCAATTGGATGCTAACTTTTTAAAAGTTGTATCAAGTGCTATTGTTGACAAATATATTGGTGAATCAGCAAGGTTAATTAGAGAGATGTTTAATTACGCACGGGACCATCAACCTTGTATCATATTCATGGACGAAATCGATGCAATTG GTGGCCGTAGATTTTCGGAAGGCACAAGTGCCGATCGAGAAATTCAAAGAACTTTAATGGAATTGTTAAATCAAATGGATGGCTTTGATTCTTTGGGCCAAGTAAAGATGATAATGGCTACAAATAGACCGGATACGCTAGATCCTGCATTATTACGGCCGGGTAGATTAGACCGAAAAATTGAAATACCATTACCTAATGAACAAGCACGTCTAGAAATTTTAAAGATCCACGCACGTCCCATATCGAAACATGGAGAAATTG ATTACGAAGCAGTAGTCAAACTTTCGGATGGATTTAATGGTGCTGACTTGAGAAATGTTTGCACTGAAGCAGGGCTGTTTGCAATAAGattagaaagagaatatgtaatACAAGAAGATTTTATGAAAGCAGTAAGGAAAGTCTCGGATAATAAGAAACTTGAATctaaattagattataaacctgtttaa
- the LOC143423945 gene encoding pseudouridylate synthase RPUSD4, mitochondrial codes for MLKTIHPYKQIHPWKSLTEFAEDLLNNIIYNKDGLVALNKPYGIRCSRVQSDKNTYNNIPNGVNYTLEDVLPYICDRLNYQNLKIVRCPELYMSGVTLLAANANIQNAVSLAYIRSHFFANTYWIITIGVPRELRGQHRLAIKLISKPPLKHKKATIITSWSNNDEKYGRMQLLKTEYNVLSNSTLNLCSLIKIKSSTEKRHAIRLFASTFLYCPILGDNICASQIQKVGNTFVKVDPFLTHPAPPKLDEKLLKLLNVRPRDLYIIPAHIHLKSTVLPMFLGNTLTIEAPLSPSFDWTCKQLEFKHLLQKNIS; via the exons ATGTTGAAAACAATTCATCCCTATAAACAAATCCACCCTTGGAAATCACTAACAGAATTTGCAGAAGATCTCCTAAATAACATCATTTATAATAAAG ATGGACTAGTAGCATTAAATAAACCTTATGGAATAAGATGTAGTAGAGTACAATCAGATAAAAATACATATAATAATATACCAAACGGTGTAAATTATACATTAGAAGATGTTTTGCCATATATTTGTGATCGGTTAAATTACCAGAATTTAAAGATTGTTAGATGTCCTGAATT GTATATGAGCGGTGTTACACTTTTAGCAGCTAATGCAAATATTCAAAATGCTGTGTCTCTTGCATATATTCGTTCTCACTTTTTTGCAAATACTTATTGGATAATTACAATTGGAGTACCAAGGGAATTAAGAGGTCAACACCGTTTGGCTATAAAATTAATATCAAAGCCTCCACTTAAACATAAAAAG GCAACTATTATTACATCGTGGTCTAATAATGATGAAAAATATGGAAGGATGCAATTGCTAAAGACAGAATATAATGTGTTATCCAACTCTACACTTAATTTGTGttctttaataaaaataaaatcatCCACTGAAAAAAGGCACGCAATTAGATTGTTCGCATCAACATTCTTATATTGTCCAATTTTAGGAGATAATATTTGTGCATCACAGATTCAGAAAGTAGGAAATACTTTTGTCAAAGTCGATCCATTTCTTACTCACCCTGCACCACCAAAATTGGATGAAAAACTTTTGAAACTGCTAAATGTGAGACCTAGGGATCTGTATATTATACCtgctcacattcatttgaaatcaaCAGTTCTACCAATGTTTCTTGGAAACACTTTAACAATTGAAGCTCCTTTATCGCCATCTTTCGATTGGACATGTAAGCAACTTGAATTCAAACATTTATTGCAAAAAAATATTTCTTGA
- the Mrpl34 gene encoding mitochondrial ribosomal protein L34: MIGKLISSAYQALPRLMSVGQISSSLITNPWSLTLSRSIIRYNFPRPNERRRIKRHGWEARMATPGGRRILMRRILKGKYVLSH, translated from the exons ATGATAGGCAAATTAATCTCCAGCGCATATCAAGCTCTACC GCGACTAATGTCGGTGGGTCAAATCAGTTCATCATTGATAACCAATCCATGGAGTCTTACTTTAAGTAGAtctattataagatataattttccgcGTCCTAATGAACGTCGACGTATCAAACGCCATGGGTGGGAAGCAAGAATGGCAACTCCTGGTGGTAGACGGATTCTTATGAGACGAATATTGAAAGGCAAATATGTACTTAGTCATTAA